TAAAGCATGAAGGGGGTGTAGCTCATATGGTAGAGCGCTCGCTTCGCATGCGAGAGGCACGGGGTTCGATTCCCCGCACCTCCAccacctttttattttttgaggcaaagcaattttatttttaagtaatttatttgaggcaacttatatatacatacaattacgtaagttttttttttttgaggcAATGCACATTATTTATGTAGTGTAATTTATTTGAGGCAAATAAACTCCTACGTAGGTTTATTTTTGGAGTACTAAAATCACAGAGGGATTTACTAGTATTCTGTTGGCGTGCGATGTCGTTGAGTATACTGGTCACTGGCGGTGCCGGCTACATCGGAAGCCACACGGTGTTGCAGTTGCTTCTCGGAGGGTACAAGGTGGTCGTCGTCGATAGTTTGGAAAATTCCTCTCAGATTTCCCTTGAAAGAGTCAGAGAATTCGCCCAAGATCATGCCCCCAAACTCTCCTTTCACCAGGTTTctcttcttcccttttctgGGTTCAACATTTTCGGTGGTTTTGATTTGTGGGTgctcaaaaaaatttgatcttgGCCATATCAATTATTTGGGATTTTGTGATCAATATGATTGTTTTGGtgaaaaatttaatctttgtGGTTTCAGAAACTATGATTAAATTGTTATTTGCAGGTGTTTAAGATTTTGATTGTCTGATTGATGTAATGAGTGACGTGGTCTCAACTTAGTTCTGTTTTGATACATTTGGATGTGTAGATATTCATCGATAGCATCTTTCCAAGTTTTCTTGTCTTTgatctttaatattttaggtGGCTGTTGATACATATATATCCATATATTTACGTGTATAATTTAgagtattgaatttttattgttgtcTGAGTTAAAATGATAGAGACTTGATTGATCTAACATGGTTGCTGTTATCAACTTGCTACACTTGGAATTTTAACTCCAATAATCTATTATACATGATACATTGGTACTTGATTGCAGTTTGATCTTCGCGATAGGCCGGCACTTGAAAAGCTTTTTGCTTCTGAAGAGTAAGTCCTgttaaaatcatgaatttaaGCTGAGTTTGCATCTGAGTTGGCTGACCAAATTGAGAGAATCATATTGTGTTTAATTGTtacttatgaaattatctgtGTGTTAAGATGTTGAAACCATATTGCATACTTGATATAGGTTCGATGCTGTTATTCATTTCGCGGGGTTAAAAGCAGTCGGAGAAAGTGTGCAGAAACCCTTGATGTATTATGACAATAACATTATTGGGTTAATTGCTCTGCTAGAAGCTATGGCTGCCCATGGATGTAAAAAGGTAGTCCTGCAAAATCTCCCTTTCATTCCCTtattatcacttttttttctcttgtaTGAACTTGGTTTCTTTGTCGTTAAATCTCAGCTCGTATTTTCATCATCAGCAACTGTTTATGGTTGGCCAAAAGTTGTACCTTGTAACGAGGAATCCCCCATCTGCGCTTTGAATCCTTATGGGAGTACAAAGGTAACATTTTGGCAATTGTGCTGTCAATATTTGGAGatcaaaatgagaaaagaattGTGGTATATTCATTAACCAACTCAACTGACTGTATTTGTATTTCCAGCTTTTCGGTGAAGAAATGTGCCGTGACGTCTATAAGTCTGACTCCACATGGAAAATCATATTGCTGAGGTACTTCAACCCGGTTGGTGCACATCCCAGCGGTGCTATTGGCGATGATCCTCGTGGAATCCCAAACAATCTCATGCCCTTTGTGCAACAAGTAGCTGTTGGAAGGCGCCCTGCACTGACTATTTATGGAACTgactatggaacgaaggatGGTACCGGGGTTAGAACTTCATTTATGACCTTGATCGTGGTTCTAGTTATCATCTGCTGTTTTAATCTCAATGCTCAGACATTCACACATCTAATGCCAATTCATTGCTTCAAATCATGACATTATGATTCAGATTACAAGTTATTTTAATGCCttctttttattgaatttccAGGTACGTGATTATATCCATGTGGTAGACTTAGCTGATGGCCACATTGCTGCTCTGAACAAACTGTCTGATCCTTCTTTTGGTATGAGGGCTTATCCCCTTGTACTGTCAGTTCGTCACATTTTCGTGAAAAAATCTCCCCTTGTAGTGTGTTTTGTTGAAACAATCACCTATGGTTATTCTCTTAGTCATTAGTAATTCTGGATTAATCTCGATGAAACGTGTGTGCAGGCTGCAAGGTTTATAATCTGGGAACTGGGAAAGGAACATCCGTGTTGGAAATGGTAGCAGCATTTGAGAAAGCATCCGGGATGGTGAGTTTTCCTAAGGACATTTGAATTAAAACAGTAGATGCACACATTGAAGTTTCTCTGATCTGGTTGTCCAGAAAATCCCATTGGTTATGGCTGGTCGACGGCCTGGTGATGCAGAGGTGGTGTACGCTTCAACGGAGAGAGCTGAACGAGAGTTGAACTGGAAGTATGTGTTCAAACTTTGTCAcacattttgatatatttagtactactaacaTAGAGGCTAACCGAATTTGGGCCTACTTGAAGGGCAAAATATGGAATTGATGAGATGTGTCGAGATCAGTGGAACTGGGCGAGCAAGAACCCATATGGCTACGAGCCTTGTGTGTCGACTGATTGATTTCGCTAGCTACCTTCTTCGTTTATTCTGTCGTCTATTTGCAGCTGTTATGCTTGTAAAACTTATGCTCCAAAAAATGTGGTAGGTTTGAGGTAAAGTGTATTCATATATTGAGTCCATTTTTTGGTAGCTAGACTTAGCCCTTGAGGACTGATGTGTGGTAATGTCGGATTTGGTATTTCTATGTAGTTTCAGCTTTAAGACATCTTTTCTTCTAGTTCTTGGCATGACTTTCATAACTTCTTTAcacaaatttatgattttaatcaaaattggtCACTGGATTTGCTCAGTTGCTCTTGAACATAGTTTTTTCGTGTGTTTGTGTACAAGAAACAAATTCAACCccatctttattttttggcaACTTAAGACAAAACAGTTACAAAATTAGTATTattgagtgaaaaaaattggTCATGTTTATTGTGTTGGATTCAAGATGTGTATTTGTTTCTcctaaaattagaataatatCGTTCAGACTCCTTCTAAATATGTCATCCATAAGAGTGTCCACAGTATTGGCACAAGCCACGCCTCagtcacaaaaaaaaattattcgcCTATTCATCATAGCCACGGCTCAGCCACAAAAATTGTTCAGCGACGCCCCATCTAcaaatcatattattttatcaattattggtatattttaattggactagaataaattaattggacaaaatcaacataattcataaaaaaaagtttgaacCAAATATTCATTGTATTATAagttttggaaaattatataacaaaaattacataaaatgaGGAAGAgattctatttatagaaataaaaaaaaaatctgaaagaTCACCGCCGCGGCGGTCTTGTGGCGCCGCAGCGAAGACCACCTCGCGCCATATGCCTCCGCCGGGTACCCGGTGCTTCCACCCCGCTGCGGCGCTGCCTCGGCTTACAACACGGCGCCGCGGCGCCCCTATTATGGACACTCTAGCATCGATATTCGATGACGCCGCGCCGCTACAACCGTAAGGAATATTGGggtgaatttatatttttaattcaaactTTCAACTCCTAGCTACATCATCTCCCacaattaatgtaatttttacaaaatttaatgaaatcatttgttatttataaattagtttgataattaaaaaaattaaaattaaatttgtcaaaatagatatataagGAGAGTTATGAATTATGGATTTGTGGTGTGACTGAAATTAAGGAAAATGATAAcgtgagaaaagaaaaatatgagttGAGATCAGAGATGCAGAAAAGAAGTAGttagaaatttttaatttctgcGTTTTGACGTACCCCATAAACGTTGTCGTCTTAATTTAGAGAAACGACATCGTTTGTTTTATTACCAAATTAGTCCATATAGGAGTATTCAGGAACCTCGTAATGGCAATTTGACCATTCTAcagagtaattaattaaagttgaTGATATAATTGTGTTATTAATACCGCTCTTGCTGatgtaaaatcaaaatcctGTGCAGAAGaaatcaattccttaaatatTGTACGACTGCGACACTTCACCTCCTCACCTctctcacttcattttcatttctagATCAACAAACACCGATACTAGATTCACGTATTCTCTTCACTTCTGCTGCGAATCACAACCGCGATCTTCAAGGTGCTCTTTCTGGTTCCTGCATTTTCCCTAATTTTAGCCCTAGCACAGAtctgaaatttcaaaatttctgtTTCTACATCTTGTAATTCCTTTTACAATTCATTATCAATAGCTGTGGTTGTTGATTTAGGTATCAATGCTGTCCAAGTAAACAGAAATGTGATTCTCTTTTGATGTATCATTGCTCGTAACAGAGAAAATGCACTATCAACTCTTTGACTGGgctatttttttgtatttccCCATTTTCTTTGGTATGATTTAGGCTCTTTATTTATCTGGGTTGGAATTTTCTCGAACATCTCCTTTAACGAGGCCTTACTATTTTTACAGTATGCTTCTTCTGtaaattttaatcttatttctcaaaagaaaaatagctACTTCTGttttatctatattttgaGGGAATATAAGTTtgtatatgaatttattatcTTCTGTATTTCCAAGCATATTCGTATGATTTGAGGGAATACAATTATACTAGTTTCACTTTTGTTCAGTTTCTGATGCATTACAAACTTGAAATCAACAACTTTCTTTTCCTGTCCTTGTTAACATCAGTTTATTTCTGCTTATTCTTCCCTCTCCTTTTGGTTGTAGTGAAGAATTAGCAAAAAGGCTACACTCTTATTCTACATTTTGGCTGCTTTCATGTTGATCATCATGTGCttgattgaaaatattttagtttaatgtGCCTCTTTGCATCAAATAGTTTACATGTCTTGTTTGTTGCAATTCATGCAGGATTTATGAGAGATTGTAGTATAACGGATTATGGCATCAGAAACGGCTATTGTTAAAGTTTCGGAATCTCCCATATCAGAAAGGGAAAATTTTGATCTTTCCGGACCTGTGTACCTGACAACAGTTGATTGGTAAGATCTCAACTTGGTTTTAGGTTTACAAGATTCATTGTCGCAAATGTGTTTCTCACGTACTGAAAAGAGCTTGAGggcttatttattttctctagaCTTAAAGATGCTCgtattttcttttgatatCAAGCACAACGAAGCATTCTAGCGCATCTTGTTCTTTGTCAGTTCTGTAGGTGGAGATAGATACCAGTTAAGATATGATATTGCTCTCTCTTACCAGTTCTGCTCTGTATGCTTCCAGCTAATGTTTCTACCTCTTGTCGAAGCATTATAACAACCCTTCTTAGAATTCGACTGAGTAGCATATTCTTTTGccaccttttatttttctcctctGGTCTAGATTTCTCATTCTATGAACTGCTGAGGAACTGAGGTTCAATAACATCGACTCATAATTTGTGTAAGAGTTGAACTATCCTATAGAGAATACCAATTCTAGGTTTTCAAGAATTAAAGATTTGTAGCATTGAGAAAGAGTTGGACTAGGCTATAGAATTCTGATTCTAGGTTTTGaagaattgatgatttttAGCATTGGGAAAGAGTTGGATAAGTCTAAATTGACCTCTGTTGCATTGTGGTACCTTATTTGTAATGGCTTATAGAAATTGTTTGTATTGAGCTTGAATTGCCATCTCTAGTTTAAATGAATTGCCATGATTCTTATAGCCGCATTTTGCAGGACAAATCCGTGTCACCGGAGGTCTGTTGCAGCTAGTTTGGTTCAGGCTGTTTATATTTTGGAACGAGACCGCCAAGAGAAGCGAGAGGGGGACCAAGCGCTTGCGCCTCTGTGGTGGAAGGCTTTCAATTTTGAGTTATACAGGCAGCTTATCGACGATGCTGATTCTTGCATTTTTGGTGCCATATATAAACTCAGTTCGACATCTCCGGATGACCAACATCAGGCTCAAGCTCCACGCTACGTTGTTGCCTTTCGAGGGACCATAACCAAAGGAGACGCATTCATGAGGGACCTTGAACTTGACATCCACATCATACGGAACGGGCTGCACCAAACTTCTCGGTTTGAGATAGCTATACAAGCCGTTCGTCATGTGGTTGCGACGTTCGGAAGCAGCAACATCTGGATAGCCGGACATTCCCTCGGAGCTGCCATGGCGTTGCTCGCCGGAAAGAACATGGCAAAGAGTGGTGTTCTCCTCGACGCCTTCTTGTTCAACTCGCCGTTCTTTTCTGCCCCGATCGAGCGGATCAAGGACAAGAAAGTGAAGCACGGCCTCCGGTTTGCAGGCAGCGTTATCACTGCAGGACTAGCTCTTGCCATGAAAAGCAACAACCAAGCTAATCGTTCTGGCGGCACATTCGTTTCCTTGGCCGCGTGGCTGCCGCATCTGTTTGTGAACCCGGCCGACCACATCTGCGCGGAGTACGTAGGATACTTCGAGCACAGGAAACGGATGGAGGATATGGGAGCCGGAGAGATTGAGAGGCTGGCGACGCAGCACTCCATCGGAGGACTCGTGTTGAACGCGTTTGGGAAGCAGTCAGAGGAGCCGCCGCATCTCATTCCGTCGGCGCACGTGACTGTGAATAAGGCTGCAGCCAGAGACTTCAAAGAAGCTCATGGGATCCATCAGTGGTGGAGAAGTGATCTTCAGTCTGAAACCAAGACGTACACCTTTAGTTAGATAAATCCCTGCTTCCATTCCTTTGatttgttaaattaatttcttgaaatatgAGTGTACTGTATTGATTTGTATTAGAGGATCTCGTGTGATTTCTCGTATTTCGAGGTGGCGGAGACAATGTAGTCCCTAGTGGTGATTGTCGATGTAAAAATTAGGACcccccaccaccacctccacctctGCCTCTTCTGCAGCTTGGTCACCACCTAAATTAGGTCCACATCTTTTGCTCATcgactttgaccattcttGCTAGTTTTAATATggtgaaaattataaaaaaaatctagttcAAATTTGTGACTAAAATGCGTTATGTTCAGGGTTGAGTCATCGTGCTCTTAAAAATTACtgttactttttattttgataattgcttggattatttaatgtaaatgtGATTGGGTTTGGGGTTCTCTACctaattttccactttatgAACTTTGTACTTGTACTTCAGTAGGATCAATTGCAATGAGTTTTTATTGTATCTGATCACCATTATGTATTCcataagaataaaattataaaaatatatactccacgATTTTCTAAAACAATGAAGTTTCCACACAAAGAgctttctttttaaaactttcaaatttgattACTACATGATGTATTATTAGTAAgaacttattttctttttggtataTGTGTTCGTATTTGTTAAGCGCTTGtcattttgttgtttattttgtgcTTTTGTTTTCAAGTGTATTCGACTAGTATTGCTTCTATTCCCGCTTTTTCCATTGCATAATAATTACCGTCTCACTCGCACTCAAaatactttttaaatattggaTAATCCATTAAATCCGAAAAAACGCTCCGCTCCTCTTCTCTTTGAATGTGTGACCTTTTTCAAATGCTGCCTGATTTCTGGCTTGTGCTCTTCTCTGATTTGCTAAACTAATCACTTCCAAAAATCGAAAATTCTcaataagcaaaataaaatcgaATTGATTCCGCAAACAAGGCACCACTCAGACTTAACTTTCCTAAAATAACCAAAATCCATAATTCTTTATACAATTCGGATATTGAAAACCCcagagagaaattaaaaaaaaagaaaagaaaagaaaaggaaaactaACAGTGGAAGGCCAAGACAGAGGCATCAGTAAGAGAAACCGAAACAGTGCAGTCGGCGCGGGCCCCCACGTTATGATTAAACAAATGCAGGACCCGAACCCGGCCCGCCATCTCCAGCCTGGACTCCACCTCCATGGTCTCCGTCTCCTCCACCGGGAACGACTTGACGGAGAATGTGGCGGCCATGTACTGCGTCTGTCCGGCGGCGATGGTGCCGGCGGGGATGAACAGGAAGCCCACCTGGCGGGCGGCGTGGAGGAGCTGGATGGAGCTGTCGTAGTGGGCGAAGGCGGCGCGGTTGGGGTTGGTGACGGTCACGTATTGGAAGAAGGTGAAGCTGACGGAGGAGTTGGCGGCGGAGAAGGCCGGGAGAGTCACGGAGTTGACTGCGAGGGAGGGGTCTTTGGGTTTGAAGATTGTGAGGTAGATTATGCAGGCGATGATGACCACGAAGATGAGGAAGATTGTGGCTACGATGCACGAGGCTAGGTTCGTGCGCCCGCTGGGGCGTTTGTGGATCGGAGGAGGCGGTTTCCCCATTTCAGatgagaagagagagagatagtgTGTTTATGCTGAAGTTGCTTGATTTTTGTCGTTGATGAGCTTCGTTTTGTCCTCACGTTTGGATTTTAgatcatttcttctttttaatttatattcttagttttatgttttaacaaaataatttgttatttaagatattttaggaataaatgaatatgaattaaaaatatgcattatgGGGGACTAGATTTGaatcactttattctccctttacttaactcacctaacacaatttttcttaatcttcgtgccgaaaagaaacacctccgttactatggaacggagggagtactatattatgtATTGTTGCATCAAAATGTCGATAGTGTATTTGTTAGAGTTGATCAAGCGGTAGTGAGGTTCCTCCGTGAcgtgatttttaaatttaaaattattttaaaaaaaagaagagagattgTCACTAGTGTGTTAAATATTAATGCTAAATCTCATGAATTAACACATTAATGCTAAATCTCATAAATTACATTAAACTTTGAAGGATACGGAGTGTAAAAATACACTTGATTATAGCTTCATGAGAATATTATCATAGATAAAACTACCCAAAATTACTATAACCATTTGATATTACTACAATTCATTcgtgaaaaaaatgttttattttgtcatttcgcgACGtcagtaatttaattattttatttactctttcttattttaggtATATGGTCATACCATTCAACTAAATCATTacacttttattatattaaaaaactaatagtactactatataatagTGGAGTCTACGTTCCAATAgctaatttttctattttttcttcacaacatcaaataatttattaaaactcatgtcagaTCAAAATTAGCCTGGGCACCAAAGGAGTACTAGTAGTCACAccatcaacaaatttaaaaaatatatatttccttTGTCTCAAAATAGATGtcgtattttcttttttagtttgttctgCAGAAGgtgtcacattttccttttaagaaaaagttCCCTCTtacatcaatatatatataaaaaaaattctatccacttaacattaaaaaaaaacatctctTAAAATCTTTTATCACTCAAGCGTGACAATGATTTATGGTACGATGGAAATAGTAGTTTACAGTGAACTATAtaaatagtccctggacttcgGAGCTTAAGCCGTTTTAGTCTCTGGACTTCAAATCTTGTGAAATTCCTAGACTTTGATGTAATCacgtttttttttccttccccttttcacttttttaaaacatatttgGACTGAAATGCTCCCAAAGGCATGGAAcgcatttatatatttttgtaaactccattaattttttcttctctattCTCGACCTTAAAAATATCATGTACAGTCGttgattaattacattttaggTAGACAATGTTTGAGAGAATAGACACCATGGCCATACATATGCGGATCATGTTGATAATCCAATTGATAGGAGGTCACATCCAACTAGGCAATTCTAAAAACTTTGCAGAAGGTCTTGGCAAGTTGAGTATCGGTAATTCAAGAATTAGAGTCtaataaaaaaccaaataattGTATTGATGTACTTTCCTTTTACATTACTTTCCTTTACAACacatttgtaaattgtaatccTATATAACAGGATGTGTAATAGTGTtacaatcaatcaataaaaattcaatcgatttctctctcaaaaatGACCGTAATACAATCAAAGAGAGAGATTGGTTATGTTTAACAACCACCATAAtctaataaaactataaacaCAATCTTATTTCATAATTGTGTGGCTCCTGTTGAATGCAACTGACCACACATAAGGAAAGAAAACTTAGTTAGAACCAACTAACCAAAAGGCCCAAAGAGAGACTTTCTCTTTGTTGTAGGCACCCAAACTTCGGTTATATAGCTATTATATGAACTTCAAAAATCCTCAGTTTAATATTACTGAAGGAGTTTGTCAAGTGTCGAATCCATGACATCGGATACGGCTTCAAGAAACGCAGCCTCGCTCATTCCTGGGAGCACGGCGTCCTCTGCCTCGTGCACAATCTCCTCTATCACAGATTTCTTGTTCAAGCTCTCTCTGCACATGATGCTTCCTATTGCGAAAGGCGTGAGACCTCTGTCCACCCCTTTCTTCAGAAGCATGGTGGAGATACGGAGCGTACGAGCACTTTCAGGGGAAAGATCCAATCCATAGACTTTGAGGGTTGCTAAGTCTTTCTCAGCATCAAGTGATTTTATGTAGTCCAATGTCTTCCTGGAGAATGGTTGTCGGGCTTGTGGCCAGTATAGCCAGTCGAACGTGCAGTCCTCAAACTGCAGCCAAGATCAAAATGTGAGTCTATTTACAAGATTTTAGTGTTTGAAAAGGAAAGAGTAGTACATTTTCAGGCAAGCAGTAGCCATGATCAATCGGAATCAGGGTTATTCTTCCGTTTCCCGGATCTTTGTGTAGCAAGATGTTTCCGGCGTGCCTGTCAGCATTGGCTACTCTTATGTCAAGGACAGAGATCTTGTGGACTTCATCGACAGGGAAATCCCGAGGGCCCATGTCTTCACAGCTTCCATGATTCTTCCTAAACATCTGTAATGATCCAGTCTTAGTATGCTCACTGGACCAATCAAATCCATTCGGGTGGTTAAACCCTTTGTGCAGGCACTGCGCCATCACTGTAGGGGGCACTCCAGCAAAACCAACTTCTGTACGAAACAACGACTGAGGACCCTCAACTGGATGGTCCAGGATATACGCTGCCACCTCCCTCCACGCGCCTCCCCCAACTCGGGTGCCCCTCTTCAGCCCTTGTCCATCATGTGAAGGGGGCAGGCCTTGAGGGTTGTTTAAGGCCAGAGGCTCCTCATCTACGGGCTTAAAGACTGCGACATACTTATCTCCCGCAGCATCTTGCATGAAGTAAGTTCCGCCCATGCCCTCAGATGACCTAGCTGGCTGTTTGCCTTGGGCTAACCCGTCTGAGACAGA
The genomic region above belongs to Salvia hispanica cultivar TCC Black 2014 chromosome 3, UniMelb_Shisp_WGS_1.0, whole genome shotgun sequence and contains:
- the LOC125216483 gene encoding uncharacterized protein LOC125216483, encoding MGKPPPPIHKRPSGRTNLASCIVATIFLIFVVIIACIIYLTIFKPKDPSLAVNSVTLPAFSAANSSVSFTFFQYVTVTNPNRAAFAHYDSSIQLLHAARQVGFLFIPAGTIAAGQTQYMAATFSVKSFPVEETETMEVESRLEMAGRVRVLHLFNHNVGARADCTVSVSLTDASVLAFHC
- the LOC125215416 gene encoding UDP-glucose 4-epimerase GEPI48-like, whose translation is MSLSILVTGGAGYIGSHTVLQLLLGGYKVVVVDSLENSSQISLERVREFAQDHAPKLSFHQFDLRDRPALEKLFASEEFDAVIHFAGLKAVGESVQKPLMYYDNNIIGLIALLEAMAAHGCKKLVFSSSATVYGWPKVVPCNEESPICALNPYGSTKLFGEEMCRDVYKSDSTWKIILLRYFNPVGAHPSGAIGDDPRGIPNNLMPFVQQVAVGRRPALTIYGTDYGTKDGTGVRDYIHVVDLADGHIAALNKLSDPSFGCKVYNLGTGKGTSVLEMVAAFEKASGMKIPLVMAGRRPGDAEVVYASTERAERELNWKAKYGIDEMCRDQWNWASKNPYGYEPCVSTD
- the LOC125210765 gene encoding phosphatidylinositol 4-kinase gamma 4-like — protein: MAAVDVALSPVLEGRARYGDGFKDRLDLCTSESIEIYITVGGSMTPMRVMESDSIASVKLRIQTCNGFAVKRQNLVFEGRVLSKTDSLVKDYGISDGNALHLALRISDLLLINVSTANGEEFKFQVDRHRNVGYLKRRIANKGKGVHDVDSDIFCHGEKLHDNDRLISDLSNNGDAVIHLVVHKYAEVWSKAVERDLELSIATPNLNKGVDEEKDKDRMVLSRSLLGQDFFLKPDIVNSCVQFPHFLWEMVQSVSDGLAQGKQPARSSEGMGGTYFMQDAAGDKYVAVFKPVDEEPLALNNPQGLPPSHDGQGLKRGTRVGGGAWREVAAYILDHPVEGPQSLFRTEVGFAGVPPTVMAQCLHKGFNHPNGFDWSSEHTKTGSLQMFRKNHGSCEDMGPRDFPVDEVHKISVLDIRVANADRHAGNILLHKDPGNGRITLIPIDHGYCLPENFEDCTFDWLYWPQARQPFSRKTLDYIKSLDAEKDLATLKVYGLDLSPESARTLRISTMLLKKGVDRGLTPFAIGSIMCRESLNKKSVIEEIVHEAEDAVLPGMSEAAFLEAVSDVMDSTLDKLLQ
- the LOC125215414 gene encoding GDSL esterase/lipase At4g10955 → MASETAIVKVSESPISERENFDLSGPVYLTTVDWTNPCHRRSVAASLVQAVYILERDRQEKREGDQALAPLWWKAFNFELYRQLIDDADSCIFGAIYKLSSTSPDDQHQAQAPRYVVAFRGTITKGDAFMRDLELDIHIIRNGLHQTSRFEIAIQAVRHVVATFGSSNIWIAGHSLGAAMALLAGKNMAKSGVLLDAFLFNSPFFSAPIERIKDKKVKHGLRFAGSVITAGLALAMKSNNQANRSGGTFVSLAAWLPHLFVNPADHICAEYVGYFEHRKRMEDMGAGEIERLATQHSIGGLVLNAFGKQSEEPPHLIPSAHVTVNKAAARDFKEAHGIHQWWRSDLQSETKTYTFS